From Diaminobutyricibacter sp. McL0608, one genomic window encodes:
- a CDS encoding response regulator transcription factor, whose product MAQLLILTSAPDAEVLPSLALLSHRTRQIPAEPAALVNAPSCDLIFVDARRDLASAKSLCKILTTTGINVPLLLVLTEGGLTAVSADWGVNDVVLESAGPAEVDARVRLAIGRQTQEHSQTKIQASGVTIDEASYSAKAHGRQLDLTFKEFELLRFFATHPSRVFTREQLLSEVWGYDYFGGTRTVDVHVRRLRAKLGDLESLIGTVRNVGYRFNVYEEDNERLPTPLRP is encoded by the coding sequence GTGGCGCAGTTGTTGATCCTCACCTCTGCGCCCGACGCGGAGGTGCTGCCGTCGCTTGCGCTCCTCAGCCATCGCACGCGGCAGATTCCCGCCGAGCCCGCCGCGCTTGTGAACGCTCCCAGTTGCGACCTGATCTTCGTCGACGCGCGTCGCGACCTGGCGAGTGCGAAATCCCTGTGCAAGATCTTGACGACGACCGGCATCAACGTGCCGCTCCTGCTCGTCCTGACTGAAGGCGGTCTCACCGCGGTGAGCGCCGACTGGGGCGTCAACGACGTCGTGCTCGAGAGCGCGGGACCGGCAGAAGTGGATGCGCGCGTCCGCCTCGCCATCGGCCGCCAGACGCAGGAGCACTCGCAGACCAAGATCCAGGCCTCCGGCGTCACCATCGACGAAGCGAGCTACTCGGCGAAGGCGCACGGGCGGCAACTGGACCTGACGTTCAAGGAATTCGAACTGCTCCGCTTCTTCGCAACGCATCCCTCCCGGGTCTTCACACGGGAGCAGCTGCTCAGCGAAGTCTGGGGTTACGACTACTTCGGCGGGACTCGCACCGTCGACGTGCACGTCCGGCGGTTGCGCGCCAAACTCGGCGACCTCGAATCGCTGATCGGCACCGTGCGGAACGTGGGGTACCGGTTCAACGTGTACGAAGAGGACAATGAGCGACTCCCTACGCCTCTCCGTCCCTGA
- the mshD gene encoding mycothiol synthase yields MSDSLRLSVPDLADPNESTGFFRVADAAIDVDGYDPFNEQARLDVQSGRRTPIVATVWSEAEHTRPIGAAIVGRGELDLVIDPLFRGKGYGSVALRGLLATARGNLTAWSHGDHPAARVLADHHGFLPVRRLLQLRSGVLKSVADGAGASGTRPHDGVTIGPFRHGDEAEWVELNARIFESYPEQGRLTVDDLRARQAEPWYEAGDFLVARDAHGRIVGYDWVKAEPDAADGEIYVLGVDPVHAGKGTGKALLLAGLERLAQRGRTTATVSVEGDDPSAVRLYHQLGFTEHTVDVQYRRRIDADGAFSTH; encoded by the coding sequence ATGAGCGACTCCCTACGCCTCTCCGTCCCTGACCTGGCCGACCCCAACGAGTCCACCGGGTTCTTCCGGGTTGCGGATGCTGCCATCGATGTCGACGGCTACGACCCGTTCAACGAACAGGCCCGTCTCGACGTCCAGTCCGGCCGCCGCACCCCCATCGTGGCGACTGTCTGGTCGGAGGCCGAGCACACCCGGCCGATCGGCGCGGCCATCGTGGGCCGTGGCGAACTCGACCTCGTGATCGATCCGCTGTTCCGTGGCAAAGGCTACGGCTCCGTCGCGCTCCGCGGGCTTCTCGCGACAGCCCGCGGCAATCTCACTGCGTGGTCCCACGGCGACCATCCCGCGGCGCGCGTTCTGGCCGATCATCACGGGTTCCTGCCCGTGCGCCGGCTGCTCCAGCTGCGATCCGGGGTGCTGAAATCCGTGGCCGACGGTGCGGGCGCATCCGGCACACGGCCGCATGACGGCGTGACGATCGGGCCGTTCCGCCACGGCGACGAAGCCGAGTGGGTCGAGCTGAACGCCCGGATCTTCGAATCTTATCCGGAGCAGGGAAGGCTGACCGTCGACGATCTGCGGGCCCGGCAGGCCGAGCCCTGGTATGAGGCGGGGGACTTCCTCGTCGCCAGGGACGCTCACGGACGCATCGTCGGCTACGACTGGGTCAAGGCCGAACCGGATGCGGCCGATGGCGAGATCTACGTGCTCGGTGTGGATCCGGTGCACGCCGGCAAGGGGACCGGGAAGGCCCTGCTCCTGGCGGGACTCGAACGACTCGCCCAGCGTGGACGTACCACCGCCACCGTCTCGGTCGAGGGCGACGACCCGTCGGCGGTGCGTCTTTACCATCAGCTCGGGTTCACCGAACACACCGTAGACGTCCAGTACCGGCGCCGGATCGACGCAGACGGAGCGTTTTCCACACATTAA
- a CDS encoding RNA degradosome polyphosphate kinase, with protein sequence MDGENILLDTGLGSDFDDDFAPFVYEPDPSLPEDRYLDRELSWLAFNQRVLELAEDPDLPVLERANFLAIFASNLDEFFMVRVAGLKRRILTGLAVPTNVGRAPQDVLADISEKAHELQARHAACYAELVLPALEESGITVVNWDSLDAADKVQMRDVFSQQIFPVLTPLAVDPAHPFPYISGLSLNLSVRVRNSRTGKEQFARLKVPQMLPRFVRIDQRESVDQLRFIPLEDLIANHLGDLFPGMEILDHHIFRVTRNEDVEVDEDETENLIQALEKELLRRRFGPPIRLEVTDDMDPVTLGLLVRELDVTEQEVYRLPFPLDLGGLFDLAKIDRPDLHYPNHVPTTAPQLMPREPNAQPDVFASVARQDILLHHPYESFATSVQAFLEQAAADPHVLAIKQTLYRTSGDSPIVEALIDAAESGKQVLALVEIKARFDEQNNISWARKLEKAGVHVVYGLVGLKTHCKLALVVRQEKGMLKHYSHIGTGNYNPKTSRIYEDLGLLTADDQVGKDLTRLFNELSGYAIEKKFKRLLVAPLHLRKGLLKRIQVETENAIAGKQSGIRIKLNSVVDEAIIDALYRASEAGVPVDLWVRGICGLRPGEPGLSSNIRVRSVLGRYLEHSRIFSFLNDGDPQVYIGSADMMHRNLDRRVEALVRLTDPSHLAELDALFNRAFDERTSAWTLDSEGVWTRHHLDEHGEPLEDLQNKLMQQIAHRPRVGSRR encoded by the coding sequence ATGGACGGCGAGAACATCCTCCTCGATACAGGGCTCGGCAGCGACTTCGACGACGACTTCGCGCCCTTTGTTTACGAGCCCGACCCGAGCCTGCCCGAAGACCGGTATCTCGACCGTGAACTCAGTTGGCTCGCGTTCAACCAGCGTGTTCTCGAACTCGCCGAAGATCCCGACCTCCCCGTTCTCGAGCGAGCGAACTTCCTGGCGATCTTCGCAAGCAACCTCGACGAGTTCTTCATGGTGCGCGTCGCCGGGCTGAAACGGCGCATCCTCACCGGGCTCGCCGTGCCGACCAACGTCGGGCGGGCCCCGCAGGATGTGCTCGCCGACATCTCCGAGAAGGCGCACGAACTCCAGGCCAGGCACGCCGCGTGCTACGCGGAGCTCGTGCTTCCTGCGCTCGAGGAGTCCGGCATCACCGTCGTGAACTGGGATTCCCTCGACGCAGCAGACAAAGTGCAGATGCGCGATGTCTTCTCCCAGCAGATCTTCCCGGTGCTGACGCCTCTCGCCGTCGACCCCGCGCACCCGTTCCCGTACATCTCGGGGCTCTCACTCAACCTGTCCGTGCGCGTTCGCAATTCCCGCACGGGCAAGGAGCAGTTCGCGCGCCTCAAGGTGCCGCAGATGCTGCCGCGATTCGTGCGCATCGACCAGCGCGAGAGCGTCGACCAGCTGAGGTTCATCCCCCTCGAAGACCTGATCGCCAATCACCTCGGCGATCTCTTCCCCGGCATGGAGATCCTCGACCACCACATCTTCCGGGTCACCCGCAACGAAGACGTCGAGGTCGACGAAGACGAGACCGAGAACCTCATCCAGGCGCTCGAGAAAGAACTCCTGCGACGCCGGTTCGGCCCGCCCATCCGCCTCGAGGTCACCGACGACATGGACCCGGTCACTCTCGGCCTGCTGGTGCGCGAGCTCGACGTCACCGAGCAGGAGGTGTACCGCCTCCCGTTCCCGCTCGACCTTGGCGGCCTCTTCGATCTTGCGAAGATCGACCGCCCCGACCTGCACTATCCGAACCACGTGCCGACGACGGCCCCGCAGCTCATGCCGCGCGAGCCCAACGCGCAGCCCGACGTCTTCGCGTCTGTGGCGCGGCAGGACATCCTTCTCCACCATCCGTACGAATCGTTCGCGACGAGCGTCCAGGCGTTCCTCGAGCAAGCGGCGGCCGACCCGCACGTGCTGGCGATCAAGCAGACGCTGTACCGCACGTCCGGCGACAGCCCCATCGTCGAAGCGCTCATCGACGCGGCCGAGTCCGGCAAGCAGGTGCTCGCCCTCGTCGAGATCAAAGCCCGGTTCGACGAACAGAACAACATCTCGTGGGCGCGCAAGCTCGAGAAAGCCGGAGTGCACGTGGTCTACGGGCTGGTCGGGCTGAAGACGCACTGCAAGCTGGCGCTAGTCGTGCGCCAGGAGAAAGGCATGCTGAAGCACTACAGCCACATCGGCACGGGCAACTACAACCCGAAGACGAGCCGCATCTATGAAGACCTCGGGCTGCTGACGGCCGATGACCAGGTCGGAAAAGACCTCACCCGTCTCTTCAACGAGCTCTCCGGCTACGCGATCGAGAAGAAGTTCAAGCGGCTGCTCGTCGCACCGCTCCACCTGCGCAAGGGGCTCCTGAAGCGGATCCAGGTCGAGACGGAGAACGCGATCGCCGGCAAGCAGTCTGGCATCCGCATCAAGCTGAACTCCGTCGTCGACGAAGCGATCATCGACGCGCTCTACCGGGCGAGCGAGGCAGGCGTTCCGGTCGACCTCTGGGTCCGCGGCATCTGCGGGCTCCGGCCCGGCGAACCCGGTCTGTCATCGAACATCCGCGTGCGATCCGTTCTGGGCCGGTACCTCGAGCATTCCCGCATCTTCTCGTTCCTCAACGACGGCGACCCGCAGGTCTACATCGGCAGTGCAGACATGATGCACCGCAACCTCGACCGCCGTGTCGAAGCGCTCGTCAGGCTCACCGACCCATCGCATCTGGCCGAACTCGACGCACTCTTCAACCGCGCCTTCGACGAACGCACCTCGGCGTGGACCCTCGATTCCGAAGGTGTGTGGACTCGGCACCACCTCGACGAGCACGGCGAACCGCTCGAAGACCTCCAGAACAAGCTCATGCAGCAGATCGCCCATCGGCCACGCGTGGGGTCGAGGCGGTGA
- a CDS encoding NUDIX hydrolase has protein sequence MTAAIYAAGAVCWRVVDGRTMILVVHRTKYGDVTIPKGKVDPGETLPQTAVREIHEETGLAVALGVPLGVSTYPLSSGRDKIVHYWAAEVSDAAIARSTFVPNGEIAALEWVTIKKARTYLTYERDVEILDTFAKLLAEGVSTTFALIALRHGKATPPQTWDGPDSTRPLTERGVHQAASDAPTIEAWQPRKIVTSPAVRCVATVAPLAASTGIVPKHEKRISQDAYENGDADVRDVVGKRVRSRKSAVLCSHGPVLPEILREIALATGTLPGSYLSSAADLETGGFSVVHLSSTNPSSGIIAIETYSPAV, from the coding sequence GTGACGGCAGCGATCTATGCTGCGGGGGCCGTCTGCTGGCGCGTCGTCGACGGCAGGACGATGATCCTCGTCGTCCACCGAACGAAGTACGGTGACGTGACCATCCCCAAGGGCAAGGTAGACCCCGGAGAGACACTTCCCCAGACGGCGGTGCGTGAGATCCACGAGGAGACAGGACTCGCCGTCGCCCTGGGCGTACCGCTCGGCGTATCGACGTATCCCCTCTCCAGCGGCCGCGACAAGATCGTCCACTACTGGGCGGCCGAAGTCAGCGATGCGGCGATCGCGCGATCGACGTTCGTGCCCAACGGCGAGATCGCCGCTCTGGAATGGGTGACCATCAAGAAGGCGCGCACCTACCTCACCTACGAGCGCGACGTCGAGATCCTCGACACGTTCGCGAAGCTGCTCGCCGAAGGAGTCAGCACCACGTTCGCGCTCATCGCGTTGCGCCACGGCAAAGCCACTCCTCCCCAGACCTGGGACGGGCCGGACAGCACGCGGCCTCTGACCGAGCGGGGTGTCCACCAGGCCGCAAGCGATGCGCCGACCATCGAGGCCTGGCAGCCGCGCAAGATCGTGACCAGCCCCGCCGTGCGGTGCGTGGCGACCGTCGCGCCGCTCGCCGCATCCACCGGCATCGTCCCCAAGCACGAGAAACGCATCAGCCAGGACGCCTACGAGAACGGCGACGCCGATGTCCGGGACGTCGTCGGCAAGCGGGTGCGATCCCGCAAAAGCGCCGTTCTCTGCAGCCACGGACCTGTGCTGCCCGAGATTCTGCGCGAGATAGCGCTTGCGACGGGAACACTCCCCGGCTCCTACCTGAGCAGCGCCGCCGACCTCGAGACCGGCGGTTTCTCCGTCGTGCACCTCTCATCGACGAACCCCAGTTCCGGCATCATCGCGATCGAGACCTACTCGCCGGCAGTCTGA